atttatttatgcgtgagagacacacagagagagaggcagagacacagagagagagagaagcaggctccatgcagggagcctgatgtaggactcgatcccaggtccccaggatcaggccctgggctgaaggcagatgctcaaccactgagccacccaggtgtccctacttccAAGTAAAAGTTTAcgtgaagttaaaaaaaacaaaaaacaaaaaactggctGAATCTCCATGTGGACAGCATTTATTGACTGATACCCACAGACTATGGTTATCCTGGGCATCCAAGTAACACCCTCTTATTGGGGACCCCTGAATGTTAGTGACTGAAGATGGGAACTAGACATGTTTGATCTTTCTGTTGTGTCTAACTGGAAGTCCTTAGACCTCTTTTTTGTCAAGGTTTCTTTTGATTACTTTCGAAAGATATCCAAGATACGGTGGGAACATCAATTTCTTCTTGGAACAGTTTAGTAGTAGAATTGGAATttctactcatttattcattcagcacatACTTAACAAACAAGATCCATGTCCTCAAGATATGTAGAGCGTAGCAGAAATTACAAACGTTAAATATAAGTGGATACACTTATCGAGGGAAATATGGACTGTCATGGAAGCCTGGAATAGGGTAATTTAGCTTAGTCTTCAGGAACAGGAAGTCTTTCCTAAGGAAATGATATTTTAGTTAGATAAAGAATAGAGGAGAGTActggactttatttttaatgaaaacgtCTTGTCTTGATGTGAAAATCTTTATTCCTGTATGTCTGACCACTCTATTATGTGATTTCAGGTGGAGAGTATAGTGAAGATGATGTAAATGAATTAGTGAAGGAAGATGAAGTGGATGGTGAAGAGCAGACACAgaaagccaaagggaaaaaaagaaaggctcagAGCATTCCGGCCAGGTGATGCTGCCCTCAAGGTCCTTAGAAGTCGGGCTACTGTCACAGTATCCAGATGGCTGGGATTGGTTTCAGGAGTTCTCCCTCCCAGGGTTTCTTACCTTTGTCTTTTCAAGGGAAACATTTGTGACTTTAGGATTAAATTCTAGGTCTTAGGTGAGCTTTAAAAGTTTTTgagctttaattaaaaaaattttttttagtagataCCATGTACACTCGTTAAGAATTAAAAACTCAGTTACTACAAAAATGTGTACCCTCAGTATCACTTGTTCCTCTGAGAAGAACTATGTTGTCAGAGATAGTTTGTGTATGTAGGTGTATATTtcctactctttaaaaaaaaacaaaagacaccctccccccaccgccaAAACAAAGAGTGACATACTCTGCTTATAGTTTCTCATGTTCACTGTTTCTCATCTTAGAGATGTGTACCATGGGAGTACATTTAGctatactttattcttttcagtGACTGCATAATGTTACATTATATGGCTACACCTTGCATTATTCAAGTATTCCTTTATTAAGGAACATTTAGATTCTACCTGCCTTTACTATAACCAACAAGACTTCAGTGAATATTCTTTGTTATGTCTTTGTATACAAGTACAGGTATTTCTGTAAATCAGATTTATAGAAGTAGAATTTTTTGATCCAGAGTTCTatgcagtaaaaaaaatttttttcataaatactaGCGAATTACCTTCCATGGGCCTGGTATTGAATTacactccctctgccccaatTATGAAAATTCTAACAGGTTATTTAGCTCAAATAAGAAATGCTTCCATTGATATCTTTTACCTCTCTTTCATTGGTATTTCTGTCTTTTTGGGCATTGAAGCAAAAAAGCAGattatagtttataaaaatgagaaaaaaaaagaattttaggtaTTAGATGATTCACTTGAAGTCAGAATAGACTAAGAAACAATTTACTCTTTTAGGTCTTGGGCCCAGTTCTTTTGTGCTTGAATTTTTCTGTATTCCagctttcatattttaagaaagtGGGGAGAAACTGAtgtccatccccccacccccaagaacgCTAGGAAAAAACAGTGCAAATGAATTTGAGGCGCTCCTCAATAGAACATGTTTTCCAATTGGAGTGTATATTCTTGGAATACACTTTCTGGATTGTATTCAGATTGATTCAGTGAGGTGATTTTGGGTGTTTTCTTGGTGAAAATAGCTGGTCCTGATTTAGGAATAGAACACTATATTTTGATTCTAAGTTTTTGGGGAAATTGCTAACTGTAAGAGCtcagttcttcttttctttcaccaaATCTCAGCTTaacctccccccttccccccctaGTGTGGGTGTTAATCAGTAgttccagattttaaaattttctcaggtTTGCAACATTATGTTTGGAATTGAGGAAGGGATAGCAGAAATCATTTTGCACTATCTGTCttgtctctcctttttcttgTGACTGTTGGTGattaggaagagaaaacaaggtGGCTTCTcattagaagaagaggaagaggaggatgccAATGAAGAATCAGAGGGCAATAGCAGTGAGGAGGAAGATGGAGCTGCAGAGCAGGAAAAAGGCATTGGGTCAGAGGATgcaaggaagaagaaggaggatgaACTGTGGGCCAGCTTCCTCAATGATGTTGGACCAAAACCAAAAGTGTCCCCAAATACACAGGTTAATGTAAGTCGATAACCAAATGAAATGTAGGCTTTCCCAGAAATACCCCAAGTTCCCCaggtagatttttttatttccataatgaGATTTGATGCTTACAGCAGAAATCAGATTAGATGCCTTTTAACAATAATTCTATCAAGTGAAAAGCAAAGCATTCCCTATGGTAGGGAATAAATTTCTGATGGGTCTTTCTTTAATTGTGTAGAGATGAAACATTTAAGAACAGCCCTAAACAGCATGTTAGGATGGTTCTTTTAGTTTTATCCTAATGTGAAACTGATTGCATTTCTTACCATTTCATAGAGAGGAGAGAAGCCTGAAGAGACGAGTTCGAGTAAATTGTTGGTCAGAGCAGAAGAGCTTGAGAAAccgaaagaaactgaaaaagttaaaatcacCAAGGTGTTTGATTTTGCTGGTGAAGAAGTCAGGTAAGGTGGCCTtcacagatttcttttaaaaatgagcatcagggatccctgggtggcgcagcggtttggcgcctgcctttggcccagggcgcgatcctggaggcccgggatcgaattccacgtcgggctcccggtgcatggagcctggttctccctctgcctgtgtctctgcctctctctctctctctctctgtgtgactatcatgaataaataaatttaaaaaaaataaaaataaaaaaaaaataaaaaataaaaaaaatgagcatcaTTCTGAATGGTGTTGGACATCTCTCCTCATTACACCCTATCATCATataatattttggaagagttCTCTATTACTCCAGGGAAACCATGGCTCCATGAATTATCAGGGAACATGGGAGGAAAGGTCCTTTCATATACAGTGATgtagtgcttgcttcagcagtGCAGTATACATATACAGTGATGTAGTTGTGGGTATTAGGAACTATTTGGCTGAatacaaacaagaaaatgtaaGAGTGAAGTATTCGGTTCCACTTGTCATGCTTTGTGACTTTGAGTcatttctccctctgtcactttCCTTAACTGAAGTCTAAGCCCCACTGAGGCCCCTGAAATCaggtaaaaatttaaagaagagagaaatttgg
This window of the Canis lupus dingo isolate Sandy chromosome 5, ASM325472v2, whole genome shotgun sequence genome carries:
- the CFDP1 gene encoding craniofacial development protein 1 isoform X2, which translates into the protein MEEFDSEDFSTSEEDEDYVPSGGEYSEDDVNELVKEDEVDGEEQTQKAKGKKRKAQSIPARKRKQGGFSLEEEEEEDANEESEGNSSEEEDGAAEQEKGIGSEDARKKKEDELWASFLNDVGPKPKVSPNTQVNRGEKPEETSSSKLLVRAEELEKPKETEKVKITKVFDFAGEEVRLKRSSGMSSLLGKIGAKKQKMSTLEKSKLDWESFKEEEGISEELAIHNRGKEGYIERKAFLDRVDHRQFEIERDLRLSKMKP
- the CFDP1 gene encoding craniofacial development protein 1 isoform X1 codes for the protein MEEFDSEDFSTSEEDEDYVPSGGEYSEDDVNELVKEDEVDGEEQTQKAKGKKRKAQSIPARKRKQGGFSLEEEEEEDANEESEGNSSEEEDGAAEQEKGIGSEDARKKKEDELWASFLNDVGPKPKVSPNTQVNRGEKPEETSSSKLLVRAEELEKPKETEKVKITKVFDFAGEEVRVTKEVDATSKEAKSFFKQNEKEKPQATVPAPLPSLPAGSGLKRSSGMSSLLGKIGAKKQKMSTLEKSKLDWESFKEEEGISEELAIHNRGKEGYIERKAFLDRVDHRQFEIERDLRLSKMKP
- the CFDP1 gene encoding craniofacial development protein 1 isoform X3, which codes for MEEFDSEDFSTSEEDEDYVPSGGEYSEDDVNELVKEDEVDGEEQTQKAKGKKRKAQSIPARKRKQGGFSLEEEEEEDANEESEGNSSEEEDGAAEQEKGIGSEDARKKKEDELWASFLNDVGPKPKVSPNTQVNRGEKPEETSSSKLLVRAEELEKPKETEKVKITKVFDFAGEEVRVTKEVDATSKEAKSFFKQNEKEKPQATVPAPLPSLPAGSGFIFSFEKERARAERRSRGRSRLPTEQGA